One genomic window of Campylobacter fetus subsp. fetus includes the following:
- the hisIE gene encoding bifunctional phosphoribosyl-AMP cyclohydrolase/phosphoribosyl-ATP diphosphatase HisIE — MCVNWDKVAGLLPVSVQEYSSNEVLMMAYMNEAALNLSIETGFAHYFSRTKNRIWKKGEESGNFQIIKFMALDCDNDALLIKVKQIGDNACHTGAKSCFFNEISANKANLNNNQKTHKYDILDHLYHIALDRKLNRSENSYISKLYQKGENSYLKKICEEAGEFSFAIKDLSKFKKYADLNKESFGEHIDGKPDYDVVYEAADILFHLIVALADFDIHPARVLDELKRREGISGIEEKNARSR, encoded by the coding sequence ATGTGTGTGAATTGGGATAAAGTAGCTGGACTTTTACCAGTAAGTGTACAAGAGTATAGCTCAAATGAAGTTCTTATGATGGCTTATATGAATGAAGCAGCACTTAATCTTAGTATAGAAACTGGTTTTGCTCACTACTTTTCACGCACAAAAAATAGAATCTGGAAAAAAGGTGAAGAGAGCGGAAATTTTCAGATTATTAAATTTATGGCTCTTGATTGCGATAACGACGCGCTTCTTATTAAAGTCAAACAAATAGGCGACAATGCTTGTCATACCGGAGCAAAATCTTGTTTTTTTAATGAAATTTCAGCCAACAAAGCAAATTTAAATAACAATCAAAAAACCCATAAATACGATATTTTAGATCATCTTTATCATATAGCTCTTGATAGAAAATTAAATAGGAGCGAGAACTCGTATATATCTAAACTATATCAAAAAGGTGAAAATAGTTACTTAAAAAAAATATGCGAGGAAGCCGGAGAGTTCAGTTTTGCTATCAAAGATCTTTCTAAATTTAAAAAATATGCAGATCTAAACAAAGAGAGTTTCGGCGAACATATAGATGGCAAACCAGATTACGACGTAGTATATGAAGCAGCAGATATTTTATTTCATCTTATAGTCGCTTTAGCTGATTTTGATATACATCCGGCTAGAGTTTTAGATGAGCTGAAAAGACGCGAAGGAATAAGCGGTATTGAGGAGAAAAATGCTCGCTCTAGATAG
- a CDS encoding SPFH domain-containing protein, with amino-acid sequence MPADLNDYFNKKNGNGGGNGGDNKPNFNFKKPNMPSLPSGFGKFSGIIYAIVVIIAVLVIAKPFIIINSGEVGIKSTAGKFDPTPLGPGFHFFVPFVQEVRVVDTKVRIINYTSSEGRNEANYRGSGIETKDTISVLDSRGLPVSMDITVQYRLNPQNAPQTIAAWGFSWESKIIDPVVRNVVRNVTGKYTAEELPERRNDIAVAIDNGIRTDIDSQQNKPVELLSVQLREIILPPKVKEQIERVQIAKQEAERTKYEVERANQEALKKAALAKGNAEAVKIEAQGRADALKIEANAQAYANKEVAKSLDNNLLQLKQIQTQKEFNEALKVNTDAKIFLTPGGAVPNIWVDTKDKPKQSALEQK; translated from the coding sequence TTGCCAGCAGATTTAAATGATTATTTCAACAAGAAAAACGGTAATGGAGGCGGAAACGGCGGAGATAATAAGCCGAATTTCAACTTTAAAAAACCAAATATGCCGAGCCTTCCTAGCGGCTTTGGTAAATTTAGCGGTATAATTTACGCTATCGTCGTTATCATAGCTGTTTTAGTCATAGCAAAACCATTTATAATAATAAATTCAGGTGAGGTGGGTATCAAATCAACAGCGGGTAAATTCGATCCGACACCTCTTGGTCCAGGATTTCATTTCTTTGTACCTTTTGTACAAGAAGTAAGAGTAGTAGATACTAAAGTTCGTATCATAAACTATACTTCAAGCGAAGGCAGAAACGAAGCAAATTACCGTGGCAGCGGTATAGAAACAAAAGATACTATATCGGTTCTTGATTCTCGCGGTCTTCCAGTCAGCATGGATATCACCGTTCAGTACAGACTAAATCCGCAAAATGCTCCTCAAACTATAGCCGCATGGGGATTTAGCTGGGAAAGTAAGATAATTGATCCAGTTGTTAGAAACGTTGTTAGAAACGTAACTGGTAAGTACACCGCCGAAGAGCTTCCTGAGCGTCGTAATGATATAGCAGTAGCTATAGATAATGGTATAAGAACAGATATCGATAGCCAACAAAATAAACCGGTAGAGCTTTTAAGTGTACAACTTCGCGAGATAATACTTCCGCCAAAAGTAAAAGAGCAAATCGAACGAGTTCAAATAGCAAAACAAGAAGCCGAAAGAACAAAATACGAAGTAGAACGAGCGAATCAAGAAGCTCTTAAAAAAGCAGCTCTTGCAAAAGGTAACGCAGAAGCCGTAAAAATAGAAGCTCAAGGTAGAGCCGACGCTTTAAAAATAGAAGCAAACGCTCAAGCATACGCAAACAAAGAAGTAGCAAAAAGTTTAGATAATAACTTACTGCAACTAAAACAAATTCAAACCCAAAAAGAGTTTAATGAAGCATTAAAAGTAAATACCGATGCTAAGATATTTTTAACTCCAGGAGGAGCCGTACCAAATATCTGGGTGGATACAAAAGACAAACCCAAGCAAAGCGCTCTAGAGCAAAAGTAA
- a CDS encoding branched-chain amino acid transaminase encodes MPEAEHIWFDGKLIKWKDATVHVLTHSLHYGNAVFEGVRAYKTPKGLAIFKLKEHTKRLFESAKACGITIPFSQDEINKAHIDLLKSNTYNSNVYIRPLVFLGYGKMGVSHIGCPVNTAIAAWQWGAYMGDDALENGIKVTISSWIKPAPFSMMAKAKASANYFNSQMANYEAQLSGYDEALLLDPQGFIAEGSGECFFIVKNGVIITPPNDTSLESITQKTVIDIAKDLGYEVVRQRITRDEAYTADEAFFTGTAAEVTPISNIDGRIIGSGKRGVIATQLQAAYFDVVMGKNAKYEHFVTYIK; translated from the coding sequence ATACCAGAAGCAGAGCATATATGGTTTGATGGGAAACTAATCAAGTGGAAAGATGCCACGGTTCATGTTTTAACTCATTCACTTCATTATGGAAATGCTGTTTTTGAGGGAGTTAGGGCTTATAAGACACCAAAAGGCTTAGCTATATTTAAACTAAAAGAACATACAAAAAGACTTTTTGAATCAGCAAAAGCCTGCGGGATTACTATCCCATTTTCACAAGATGAGATAAATAAAGCGCATATAGATTTACTAAAAAGCAACACTTATAACAGCAACGTTTATATCCGTCCACTTGTATTTTTAGGGTACGGAAAAATGGGAGTTAGCCACATCGGCTGCCCAGTAAATACGGCTATAGCCGCATGGCAATGGGGAGCTTACATGGGCGATGATGCTCTTGAAAACGGGATAAAAGTAACGATCTCATCTTGGATAAAACCGGCACCGTTTTCTATGATGGCAAAAGCAAAAGCAAGCGCGAATTACTTCAACTCTCAAATGGCGAACTACGAAGCGCAATTATCTGGATACGATGAAGCTTTGCTTCTTGATCCTCAAGGATTTATAGCTGAAGGAAGCGGAGAGTGCTTTTTCATAGTAAAAAACGGCGTGATCATTACTCCTCCAAATGACACGAGTTTAGAAAGTATAACTCAAAAAACGGTTATAGATATCGCAAAAGATCTAGGCTACGAAGTGGTCCGTCAAAGAATCACAAGAGATGAAGCATATACGGCAGATGAGGCATTTTTTACAGGAACAGCCGCGGAAGTAACGCCTATAAGCAACATCGACGGTAGGATTATCGGCTCAGGAAAAAGGGGCGTTATAGCCACACAGCTTCAAGCCGCATATTTTGATGTAGTAATGGGTAAAAATGCAAAATACGAGCATTTTGTAACATATATAAAATAA
- a CDS encoding helix-turn-helix domain-containing protein — MQSEFSNASDEEIAAFYRQLSQNVKHLREQSKISQLELALEIGIKSVAFYSNCENNRYGKHFNIEHIFKISKALNVDIEELFKFKN; from the coding sequence ATGCAGAGTGAGTTTAGCAATGCAAGTGACGAGGAAATCGCTGCTTTTTACAGACAATTATCACAAAACGTAAAACACTTAAGAGAACAAAGTAAAATTTCTCAGCTTGAATTAGCTTTAGAAATAGGTATCAAATCAGTCGCATTTTACTCCAATTGTGAAAATAATCGCTATGGAAAACACTTCAACATCGAACATATTTTTAAAATTTCAAAAGCCTTAAATGTGGATATAGAAGAACTATTTAAATTTAAAAATTAA
- a CDS encoding tautomerase family protein, which produces MPIINIKLAGSMPSREKLDEIAVKITDIMVKDLGKNPDRVVINFDEIRPEATYFGAKSVQTIKEGK; this is translated from the coding sequence ATGCCTATTATAAATATAAAATTAGCAGGTTCCATGCCAAGCCGTGAAAAACTAGATGAAATCGCAGTCAAAATCACGGATATAATGGTAAAAGATTTAGGAAAAAATCCAGATAGAGTCGTGATAAATTTCGATGAAATTCGCCCTGAAGCGACGTATTTTGGTGCAAAATCTGTTCAAACTATAAAAGAGGGTAAATAA
- the bcp gene encoding thioredoxin-dependent thiol peroxidase gives MACNDKKESNLCAPKTKESAQTTVFLPEDVERKVTLKAGDIAPSFELENADGVKISLKDFKGKNVVLYFYPKDNTPGCTTEACEFSANYDDFIANDTIIIGISPDSVKSHSNFIEKQSLKHILLSDPEKEIAKAYGVWQVRKNYGKEYLGIVRTTFVIDKTGKIAKVYKSVKAAGHAMKVLADLAK, from the coding sequence ATGGCGTGCAACGATAAAAAAGAGTCAAATTTATGCGCTCCTAAAACAAAAGAATCAGCTCAAACTACAGTTTTTTTGCCTGAAGACGTTGAGAGAAAAGTTACATTAAAAGCCGGCGATATCGCTCCAAGCTTTGAGCTAGAAAACGCAGATGGAGTTAAAATCTCACTCAAAGACTTTAAAGGTAAAAACGTAGTTTTATACTTTTATCCAAAAGACAACACGCCTGGTTGTACGACTGAAGCGTGCGAGTTTAGCGCAAATTACGATGATTTCATAGCAAACGATACTATCATTATAGGTATCAGTCCAGACAGCGTAAAATCACACTCGAATTTCATAGAAAAACAGAGTCTTAAACATATACTTTTAAGCGACCCGGAAAAAGAAATAGCAAAAGCTTATGGCGTATGGCAAGTACGTAAAAACTACGGTAAAGAGTATCTTGGTATAGTGCGAACGACTTTTGTTATAGATAAGACAGGAAAAATCGCAAAAGTGTATAAAAGCGTAAAAGCCGCAGGTCACGCTATGAAAGTTTTAGCTGATTTGGCAAAGTAA
- a CDS encoding DUF748 domain-containing protein: MKTAKITAYIICLVFLFYTVLGYFAAPKLIMNYVPKIAVQYDANLSIKNIKLNPFTYEANITGVEFSRKSPIFKFDEININFDPINLITKTIKIANLKISKPEIFIQKEENGEFNFSFLLSQKDTNSSSDTEKTTRFEYEIGELEIINANLNYEDFSNDFKLSLKDMDYKLSNLSTKNGSLGAHSLLASSNLANKIVIDANASLNPLKIDGNIQINELKTKPIWISFFKNMPLTINSAVVSSDVNYSFNFDNNISIKANAKTDIKDINITQNKNTFIITSLIIPDLNANFINSYNNFDMKMSISNVNIGSFKTKFDEFNANFDKLSLAAIRLGFDQNLDLNLDINDINLKKLNVKKDSSKLSIDTFALNKINLKKDDLKIKNMSIASTSLNLDKQNYLDINGTELSNFNLKNNSLTLENIIINKPNFATFIDESGSKFINNLFSLLPKNSDKKDESKKDEFNYNISNFILNNGYLHLSDEISKNSIKNIELSAKNISNKDSLTLNLNAKDDNLNLKSSAKININKNELGGDINLNLNNLNFAKPYIKRYLNIADLNAKINLNAKINYTDKLSAKADLNVNNFYIKDDRNEILGSFKTLSQNINLNDKNILISNVKLENPHLKFVVSKQKELNILNLIKNQDSKTSNEEQSDNFKLSLKNLTLKNGSLEFKDDSLALPFDTNITKISTTINELSNDKISNIALHGVVANYGFSEILVTTLPFDPRSNTDLIVRFKNINLKNITPYSVKFLGYEIDNGRLSVNLNYKIKNSILSGANSLNFDNLTLGREIPSKDAVSLPLKLAISILKDSNNQIDINLPIWGDLNSPEFSYSGIVIQAIFQLFSDVVTSPFRFIGNVLGINTDEISSVDFAPGTAFLLETNESKIKKLADIAKKKPEIIFTLTPTYSQIPDSYAIADRSVSKDILLVMNTKDLSYENALKEMFKKKFNNSEFINEKDAKEKLISLVKINQDRILAIAQKRVENLRKKLMENGVKEGQIEILNIKDVKGQANDKKVSMQINIRTR, encoded by the coding sequence ATGAAAACTGCTAAGATAACTGCTTATATAATCTGTCTTGTATTTCTGTTTTATACTGTTTTGGGATATTTTGCAGCTCCAAAACTCATTATGAATTATGTGCCAAAAATTGCCGTGCAATATGATGCGAATTTAAGCATAAAAAATATAAAATTAAACCCTTTTACATACGAAGCAAACATTACTGGAGTGGAGTTTAGCCGTAAATCTCCTATATTTAAATTTGACGAAATAAATATAAATTTCGATCCTATAAATTTGATAACAAAAACCATAAAAATCGCAAATTTAAAAATTTCTAAACCTGAAATTTTTATCCAAAAAGAAGAAAACGGTGAGTTTAATTTCTCATTTTTACTAAGCCAAAAAGATACAAATAGTAGTTCCGATACCGAAAAAACAACCCGATTCGAGTATGAAATAGGCGAACTCGAGATAATAAACGCAAACTTAAACTATGAAGATTTTAGCAATGATTTTAAACTTAGTTTAAAAGACATGGATTATAAACTTTCAAATTTATCTACTAAAAATGGAAGTCTTGGAGCACACTCTTTGCTAGCTAGCTCAAATCTAGCAAATAAAATAGTTATAGATGCAAATGCTAGTTTAAATCCACTCAAAATAGATGGAAATATACAGATAAACGAGCTAAAAACGAAGCCGATTTGGATATCGTTTTTCAAGAATATGCCGCTAACTATAAATAGCGCGGTTGTGAGTTCTGATGTAAATTATAGTTTTAATTTTGATAACAATATCAGCATAAAAGCAAACGCAAAAACAGATATCAAAGATATAAATATAACTCAAAATAAAAATACTTTTATAATAACTAGCTTAATCATACCGGATTTAAACGCAAATTTCATAAATAGCTATAATAATTTTGATATGAAAATGTCTATATCAAATGTAAATATAGGCAGTTTTAAAACTAAATTTGATGAATTTAATGCTAATTTTGATAAGTTGAGTTTGGCTGCAATTAGGTTAGGTTTTGATCAAAACTTGGATTTAAATTTAGATATAAATGATATAAATTTAAAAAAATTAAATGTCAAAAAAGATAGTTCAAAGCTAAGCATAGACACATTCGCATTAAATAAAATAAACTTAAAAAAAGATGATTTAAAAATAAAAAATATGTCGATTGCAAGTACGAGCTTAAACTTAGATAAGCAAAATTACCTGGATATAAATGGAACCGAGCTTAGTAATTTCAATTTAAAAAACAACAGTCTAACACTAGAAAATATAATTATAAATAAGCCAAATTTTGCGACTTTCATCGACGAGAGCGGATCTAAGTTCATAAACAATTTATTCTCCTTGCTCCCTAAAAACAGCGATAAAAAAGATGAATCCAAAAAAGATGAGTTTAACTATAATATTTCAAATTTCATCCTAAATAACGGATACTTGCATCTTAGCGACGAAATTAGCAAAAACAGTATAAAAAATATAGAACTGAGTGCCAAAAATATCTCAAATAAAGACAGTCTAACACTGAATTTAAATGCAAAAGATGATAATTTAAATTTAAAAAGCAGCGCAAAAATAAATATAAATAAAAACGAATTAGGCGGAGATATAAACTTAAATTTAAACAATCTAAACTTCGCAAAACCATACATAAAACGGTATCTAAACATCGCGGATTTAAATGCAAAGATAAATTTAAATGCAAAGATAAATTATACCGATAAACTAAGCGCAAAAGCCGATTTAAACGTAAATAACTTCTATATAAAAGATGATAGAAACGAGATATTAGGTTCTTTTAAAACTCTTAGCCAAAATATAAATTTGAACGATAAAAATATCTTGATATCAAATGTAAAGCTTGAAAATCCACATTTAAAATTTGTAGTTTCAAAACAAAAAGAATTAAATATTTTAAATTTAATAAAAAATCAAGATAGCAAAACTAGCAATGAAGAACAAAGCGATAACTTCAAACTAAGTCTAAAAAATTTAACGTTAAAAAATGGTAGTTTGGAATTTAAAGATGACAGTTTGGCTCTTCCTTTTGATACAAATATAACTAAAATATCTACCACGATAAACGAGTTATCAAATGACAAAATAAGCAATATCGCGCTTCACGGAGTTGTGGCAAACTATGGATTTAGCGAGATTTTAGTTACTACTTTGCCATTTGATCCAAGATCTAACACGGATCTTATCGTACGTTTTAAAAATATAAATTTAAAAAATATAACTCCGTATTCGGTAAAATTTTTAGGATATGAGATTGATAATGGTAGACTAAGTGTAAATTTAAATTATAAAATAAAAAACTCTATATTAAGCGGCGCAAACTCACTAAATTTCGATAACCTAACTCTAGGACGCGAAATTCCTAGCAAAGACGCGGTAAGTCTTCCTTTAAAGCTTGCGATTTCTATACTAAAAGATAGCAATAATCAAATTGATATAAATCTTCCTATATGGGGCGATTTGAACAGTCCGGAGTTTAGCTACTCAGGTATCGTTATTCAAGCTATTTTCCAACTTTTCAGTGACGTCGTCACTTCTCCATTTAGATTTATAGGAAATGTTCTTGGTATAAATACAGATGAGATCAGTAGTGTTGATTTTGCTCCAGGAACGGCGTTTTTACTAGAAACAAATGAATCAAAGATAAAAAAACTAGCAGATATCGCGAAGAAAAAACCAGAAATCATATTTACTCTCACGCCGACTTATTCTCAAATACCAGATTCCTACGCTATAGCAGATAGAAGCGTATCTAAAGATATACTTCTTGTTATGAACACAAAAGATCTAAGCTATGAAAATGCACTAAAAGAGATGTTTAAGAAAAAATTTAATAATTCTGAATTTATAAATGAAAAAGATGCGAAAGAAAAGCTTATATCTCTAGTAAAAATCAACCAAGACAGGATACTAGCCATAGCGCAAAAAAGAGTAGAAAATCTACGTAAAAAATTGATGGAAAACGGAGTTAAAGAAGGTCAAATAGAGATTTTAAATATCAAAGACGTAAAAGGTCAAGCAAACGATAAAAAAGTCTCAATGCAGATAAATATAAGAACAAGATAA
- a CDS encoding epoxyqueuosine reductase QueH, with protein MLVHICCSVDSHYFLQELKKAYPSQNIIGYFYDPNIHPYSEFLLRYQDVKRSCKKLGVKLICGDYDYESWLKGTKGLENEPEKGKRCEYCFDFRVGKSAQIAVELGCKKITTTLLMSPKKDFTQLENALKNAVIGTNLEPIAVDFRKNGGTTKQFELAKNDKLYHQNYCGCIFGLSAQKRENEIIDELFEPLGGQVQFGSIKSRLKLYKKVRKYEKNGLEFELIREKILNYRLKFAKVCVDGVTLPSYFLFYSHFNRNLVKFKVNENSELLNTNKDDIKLISLAKFNELGGFFYKSVSELMANPPKLKRELKIRKWLCGNFSLSPIIVLDEINIGKFEVRANSVMYTQSIEKLVL; from the coding sequence TTGCTAGTTCATATCTGCTGCAGTGTTGATAGTCACTACTTTTTACAAGAGCTTAAAAAAGCCTATCCTAGCCAAAACATCATAGGCTACTTTTATGATCCAAATATCCATCCGTATAGTGAGTTTTTGTTGCGTTATCAAGACGTAAAAAGAAGTTGTAAAAAGCTAGGTGTTAAACTTATTTGTGGAGATTACGATTACGAGAGTTGGCTTAAGGGCACAAAAGGTCTTGAAAATGAGCCTGAAAAAGGAAAAAGGTGCGAGTATTGTTTTGATTTTCGTGTGGGAAAATCGGCGCAAATAGCAGTTGAGTTAGGATGTAAAAAGATAACTACAACGCTTTTAATGAGCCCCAAAAAGGATTTTACTCAGTTAGAAAATGCATTAAAAAATGCAGTTATTGGTACAAACTTAGAGCCTATAGCTGTGGATTTTCGCAAAAATGGCGGCACTACAAAGCAGTTTGAACTAGCTAAAAACGATAAATTGTATCATCAAAATTACTGCGGTTGCATTTTTGGATTGAGTGCACAAAAAAGAGAAAATGAAATCATAGATGAACTTTTTGAACCTCTTGGTGGACAAGTTCAGTTTGGATCTATAAAAAGTCGTTTAAAGCTATATAAAAAAGTAAGAAAATATGAAAAAAATGGTTTGGAATTTGAGCTGATAAGAGAAAAAATCTTAAATTATCGCTTAAAATTTGCAAAAGTTTGCGTTGATGGCGTAACTTTGCCTAGTTATTTTCTTTTTTATTCGCATTTTAATAGGAATTTAGTTAAATTTAAAGTAAATGAGAACTCAGAGCTTTTAAATACAAATAAAGACGATATAAAGCTTATTAGTCTTGCTAAATTTAACGAGCTTGGTGGATTTTTTTATAAGAGCGTTTCGGAGCTTATGGCAAATCCGCCGAAGCTAAAGCGCGAGTTAAAAATTCGCAAATGGCTTTGTGGTAATTTTTCTCTTTCTCCTATCATCGTGCTTGATGAGATAAATATCGGCAAATTCGAGGTTAGAGCAAATAGCGTTATGTATACGCAAAGCATAGAAAAGCTTGTTCTGTAG
- the fabZ gene encoding 3-hydroxyacyl-ACP dehydratase FabZ, with the protein MIDVVEIQKILPHRYPFLLIDRVCELETGKSVYAYKNITIAEQIFEGHFPGHPIYPGVMIIEGMAQAGGILAFKSAEDPSGLSIENKVVYFMSIDRAKFRNPVKPGDKLEYRLEVLKHKGNVWVLDGKAYVDDKLVAEAELKAMIVDK; encoded by the coding sequence ATGATAGACGTAGTAGAAATTCAAAAAATTTTACCACATAGGTATCCGTTTTTGTTAATAGACAGAGTTTGTGAATTAGAAACGGGTAAAAGTGTTTATGCGTATAAAAATATAACTATCGCAGAACAAATTTTTGAAGGACATTTTCCTGGGCATCCGATATATCCAGGTGTTATGATAATAGAAGGAATGGCTCAAGCAGGTGGTATTTTGGCATTTAAAAGTGCAGAAGATCCAAGCGGTTTGAGCATAGAAAATAAAGTCGTATATTTTATGAGTATCGATAGAGCTAAATTTAGAAATCCTGTAAAGCCAGGAGATAAGTTAGAGTATCGTTTAGAGGTATTAAAACATAAAGGAAATGTTTGGGTTTTAGACGGGAAAGCTTACGTGGACGATAAATTGGTAGCTGAGGCTGAGCTAAAAGCTATGATAGTTGATAAGTAG
- the lpxA gene encoding acyl-ACP--UDP-N-acetylglucosamine O-acyltransferase encodes MSIHSTAVIEDGAILGEGCIIEPYSFIGSKVVLGDGVTIKQGARIIGDTKIGSGSKIYSYAIVGDAPQDVSYRPEENTGVIIGKNATIREFCTINSGTHKGDGITRIGDNVFIMAYVHIAHDCILGNNIILANNATLAGHVEIGDFSVVGGLTPIHQFVRIGESCMIAGASALSQDVVPYCLAEGNRAYIRSLNLVGIRRRFDKEVVEEINKAYKFLFRSGGGLKDRAQELLNLNPNEYAKKMCEFIINTTRGIPLEKGKY; translated from the coding sequence ATGAGTATTCATTCAACAGCGGTTATAGAAGACGGCGCTATTTTAGGCGAAGGCTGCATTATAGAACCATACTCCTTTATAGGCTCCAAAGTTGTTTTAGGAGACGGCGTTACTATAAAGCAAGGCGCTAGGATCATAGGCGATACGAAAATTGGCAGCGGAAGCAAAATTTATAGTTATGCTATAGTAGGAGACGCCCCACAAGACGTTAGTTACCGTCCAGAAGAAAATACAGGTGTTATAATAGGCAAAAATGCTACTATACGCGAGTTTTGTACTATAAACTCAGGTACGCATAAAGGCGATGGAATTACTCGTATAGGAGATAATGTTTTTATAATGGCGTATGTGCATATCGCACATGATTGCATACTTGGGAATAATATTATATTAGCAAATAACGCTACTTTAGCAGGACATGTAGAAATAGGCGATTTTAGCGTAGTAGGAGGACTTACTCCTATTCATCAGTTTGTAAGAATAGGTGAAAGCTGTATGATAGCAGGCGCTTCGGCTTTGTCTCAAGATGTTGTGCCGTATTGTTTAGCAGAGGGAAATAGGGCTTATATAAGAAGTTTAAATTTAGTAGGAATTCGTCGTAGATTTGATAAAGAAGTTGTTGAAGAGATAAATAAGGCTTATAAATTTTTATTTAGAAGCGGTGGAGGATTAAAAGATAGAGCTCAGGAGCTTTTAAATTTAAATCCAAATGAATATGCAAAAAAAATGTGTGAGTTTATAATAAATACAACAAGGGGAATTCCGCTTGAAAAAGGAAAATATTAA
- the clpX gene encoding ATP-dependent Clp protease ATP-binding subunit ClpX codes for MARKCSFCGESEAEDRKLLANETDSAFICEYCIDAGYAAVHGDESLNSSEKTSKDYKDITPKLLKDVLDSYVIGQEKAKKVFSVGVYNHYKRIFKQDAIEDDTEISKSNILLIGPTGSGKTLMAQTLARFLDVPIAICDATSLTEAGYVGEDVENILTKLLSAAGGDVQRAQQGVVFVDEIDKIARMGENRSITRDVSGEGVQQALLKIIEGSTVNIPPKGGRKHPNQDFIQIDTTNILFVCGGAFDGLNEIIERRIGKNVLGFGQIKRGRDDKQNLISLVEPDDLVHFGLIPELIGRLHAIATLNEITTDDMVKILTEPKNALLKQYQKLFAIDGANLKFDNDAIKEVATQAINRKTGARGLRSIMEDIMMDIMFNLPDLKGYDVIISKDVAIGKAKPLLIKAQN; via the coding sequence ATGGCTAGGAAATGTAGTTTTTGCGGTGAGAGTGAAGCCGAAGATAGAAAATTACTAGCAAATGAAACAGATAGCGCTTTTATATGCGAGTACTGCATTGATGCTGGATATGCTGCTGTGCATGGTGATGAAAGTTTAAATAGTAGTGAAAAAACAAGTAAAGATTATAAAGATATAACACCAAAACTTTTAAAAGATGTTTTAGATAGTTATGTTATAGGTCAAGAAAAAGCTAAAAAAGTATTTAGCGTAGGCGTTTATAACCATTATAAAAGGATATTTAAACAAGATGCTATAGAAGATGATACTGAAATTTCAAAATCAAATATCTTGCTTATAGGTCCAACAGGAAGCGGTAAAACTCTTATGGCTCAAACTTTAGCTAGATTTTTAGATGTGCCGATCGCGATTTGTGATGCTACGAGCTTAACTGAGGCAGGATATGTAGGCGAAGATGTGGAAAATATCCTTACAAAACTACTTAGCGCAGCTGGCGGAGACGTACAAAGAGCTCAGCAAGGAGTTGTATTTGTCGATGAGATAGATAAAATAGCAAGAATGGGTGAAAATCGCTCTATAACTCGCGATGTAAGCGGCGAAGGAGTTCAGCAAGCACTTCTTAAAATAATAGAAGGAAGTACCGTAAATATCCCTCCAAAAGGCGGTAGAAAGCATCCAAATCAAGATTTTATTCAGATAGATACAACAAATATTCTTTTTGTATGCGGCGGAGCTTTTGATGGGTTAAATGAGATTATAGAAAGAAGAATAGGAAAAAATGTTCTTGGATTTGGTCAGATAAAACGCGGTCGCGACGATAAGCAAAATTTAATAAGCTTAGTTGAGCCAGATGATTTAGTTCATTTTGGCCTTATCCCTGAGCTTATAGGACGTTTGCATGCTATTGCTACTTTAAATGAGATAACAACCGATGATATGGTAAAAATTTTAACGGAACCAAAAAATGCTCTTTTAAAACAGTATCAGAAATTATTTGCGATAGATGGCGCAAATTTAAAATTTGATAATGATGCTATAAAAGAGGTTGCTACACAAGCTATAAATCGTAAAACAGGAGCAAGAGGTCTTAGAAGTATCATGGAAGATATTATGATGGACATAATGTTTAATCTTCCAGATCTTAAAGGATATGATGTTATCATCTCAAAAGACGTTGCCATAGGCAAGGCAAAACCATTATTAATCAAAGCACAAAACTAA